The Leishmania panamensis strain MHOM/PA/94/PSC-1 chromosome 32 sequence genome window below encodes:
- a CDS encoding RNA-binding protein, putative (TriTrypDB/GeneDB-style sysID: LpmP.32.2950) yields the protein MPKGTVKRKATPSSLRKKKAQQRIRKQIRTKLQKKKPNWRTALVKVYVGGANGLKDKRDSRKRPRSGDNDDAEENTFSFKRDGQDEDGEVQSDVDEEKEERLNQRDPLETQLFLKSLPLDTSEEELMTYFKTHFSPVKRVLLMRNRVSKTLSGTGFVHCGSAELAGKIFDYAQQNAREVSAVGRDEMKAQTEGLSHHQAKRLVHKMHTDSFVVRDPFLMIRDTKFTVLRVLSRSDTQEAVSAQQKKKRRTKVAADDPRNLYLLQEGLVLPDSAAAKGLHPRYLQMISDDYAARKQQLTNSNFFVSKTRLSVRNLPRPMTENDMRRLFAEQARTYLKKHPEDIEKGKWGKYGPIRNVKLLKDTAGVSRGYGFIEFVNHNVALNTLRMLNNNPTVFGDQRRLMVSFAIENTCALQKLQRMKELKHARLARGPSDGRALAVPLKAKRSS from the coding sequence ATGCCGAAGGGCACAGTGAAGCGCAAGGCGACACCGTCGTCGTTgcgcaaaaaaaaggcccagcagcgcattcGCAAGCAAATACGCACCAAactgcagaagaagaagccaaACTGGAGGACGGCGCTTGTGAAGGTGTACGTGGGCGGGGCCAACGGGCTGAAGGACAAGAGGGATAGCCGCAAGCGCCCCCGCAGCGGTGATAACGACGATGCCGAGGAGAACACCTTCAGTTTCAAGCGTGACGGCCaggacgaggacggcgaggTGCAAAGCGATGTCGatgaagaaaaggaggagcggctgaATCAGCGCGACCCGCTCGAAACGCAGCTGTTTCTCAAGAGCCTGCCGCTCGATACGAGTGAAGAGGAGCTGATGACGTACTTCAAGACCCACTTTAGCCCTGTCAAgcgtgtgctgctgatgcgcaaCCGCGTGAGCAAGACGCTCTCTGGTACCGGCTTCGTACACTGCGGCTCTGCTGAGCTGGCGGGGAAGATCTTCGATTACGCTCAGCAGAACGCGCGAGAGGTGTCGGCGGTAGGACGAGATGAGATGAAGGCGCAGACGGAGGGCCTCTCTCATCACCAGGCGAAGCGGCTCGTGCACAAGATGCACACTGACTCCTTCGTTGTCCGTGATCCGTTCCTCATGATACGCGACACGAAGTTTActgtgctgcgcgtgctgtcGAGATCTGACAcgcaggaggcggtgagTGCCCagcaaaagaagaagagacgcACCAAGGTGGCAGCGGACGATCCGCGAAACTTGTACCTCTTGCAGGAGGGTCTGGTGCTGCCAGATTCCGCTGCAGCGAAGGGTCTGCACCCGCGCTACCTGCAAATGATTTCGGACGACTACGCCGCACgtaagcagcagctgaccaACAGCAACTTTTTTGTTAGCAAGACGCGTCTCAGTGTGCGCAATCTGCCACGCCCCATGACAGAGAACGACATGCGCCGCCTCTTTGCTGAGCAGGCGCGCACCTATCTGAAGAAGCACCCAGAGGACATAGAAAAGGGCAAGTGGGGTAAGTACGGCCCCATCCGCAATGTGAAGCTGCTCAAGGACACGGCTGGTGTGTCGCGCGGGTACGGCTTCATTGAGTTCGTGAATCACAACGTCGCCCTCAACACCCTCCGCATGCTCAATAATAACCCCACAGTTTTTGGCGATCAGCGGCGGCTTATGGTCTCCTTCGCCATCGAGAACACGTGTGCATTACAGAAGCTCCAGCGCAtgaaggagctgaagcaCGCACGCTTGGCTCGCGGGCCGAGCGACGGCCGCGCTCTTGCCGTGCCGCTCaaggcaaagaggagcaGTTAG
- a CDS encoding proteasome regulatory non-ATP-ase subunit, putative (TriTrypDB/GeneDB-style sysID: LpmP.32.2960), with protein sequence MSSPPPPRNIEEDLQRNEEEEPAPEVDDADIPVDPLLTLLYIRHTLTSPWSSSEEREAAKTALMEEMEKHNMAPYIRLVCEALGVPLDESKLAEMDAINAKKVAAFDARLKDAVDNLGDTEVRDVLQAKCDHYARIGDLEMCMKTNEECAAKTLATGPKLDLYFQRIRLGIAFSDNDIAAKGITDAHRLMKDGDWERRNRLRVYEGIYHVFIRDFQRGSALLLDSITTFASGELLTFQEFVFITVVASLPVLSRLELRRRIVYSPEVNRTSVDDVRDLVNSIYDCQYNKVFPNLEVVCQHLRKVVYLSPHVSYFFREMRVLIFTQFLDSYSSVTLESMGTAFGIPVPALDSMLCTLISNERIACKVDRVDGSVETYRGDTTNFDYHRIVKNGDLLLNRIQKLSRLVDM encoded by the coding sequence ATGTCATCCCCGCCACCCCCGCGTAATATCGAGGAGGACCTCCAAAggaatgaggaggaggaaccCGCGCCAGAGGTGGACGATGCCGATATCCCGGTAGACCCGCTGCTCACGCTGCTGTATATCCGGCACACGCTGACTTCGCCATGGAGTTCCTCTgaggagcgcgaggcggccaagacggcgctgatggaggagatggagaagcacAACATGGCACCCTACATTCGGTTAGTCTGCGAGGCCCTCGGGGTGCCTCTCGATGAGTCGAAGCTGGCCGAGATGGACGCCATCAACGCCAAGAAGGTGGCTGCCTTCGATGCGCGGCTTAAGGATGCGGTCGACAACCTTGGCGACACAGAGGTGCGCGACGTGCTGCAGGCCAAGTGCGACCACTACGCCCGCATTGGCGACCTGGAGATGTGCATGAAAACGAACGAGGAGTGCGCCGCCAAGACGCTCGCAACGGGCCCTAAGCTGGACCTGTACTTCCAGCGCATTCGTCTCGGCATTGCCTTTTCGGACAACGATATTGCCGCCAAGGGTATCACGGACGCGCATCGTCTCATGAAAGACGGCGACTGGGAGCGCCGCAACCGCTTGCGCGTGTACGAGGGCATCTACCACGTGTTTATTCGGGACTTTCAGCGTGgatcggcgctgctgctcgactcCATCACGACGTTTGCGTCTGGCGAGCTGCTGACATTTCAGGAGTTTGTTTTTATTACCGTAGTCGCGAGCCTCCCGGTGCTCAGTCGACTGGAGCTGCGCAGGCGTATCGTGTATAGCCCCGAGGTCAACCGCACCAGCGTCGACGACGTGCGAGACTTGGTCAACTCGATCTACGATTGTCAATACAACAAGGTCTTCCCCAATCTGGAGGTTGTGTGCCAGCATCTGCGTAAGGTCGTCTACCTCTCTCCACACGTGAGCTACTTCTTCCGCGAGATGCGGGTGCTCATCTTCACGCAGTTCCTGGACTCATACAGTAGCGTCACACTGGAGTCGATGGGAACCGCTTTCGGTATTCCAGTGCCGGCGCTGGACAGCATGCTGTGCACACTGATCTCCAACGAGCGTATTGCATGCAAAGTGGACCGTgtcgacggcagcgtcgagACGTATCGCGGCGATACGACGAACTTTGACTACCATCGCATTGTGAAGAACGGCGACCTGTTGCTGAACCGCATTCAGAAACTCTCTCGACTGGTCGACATGTAG
- a CDS encoding hypothetical protein (TriTrypDB/GeneDB-style sysID: LpmP.32.2940), translating into MSHSSGPTVPTPSPDGAVAELQPHSQGSPPVFIHPPRPHAAPSAYPSYPPALYPRQLQPQPSYSPSLPMDTHDPNRSSVGSHTAPAASSLMLSGSYGAAAVTCPSPAYPAPPGSSGYGRYSQQPPVAPPPPTHEQQNPMVYIPREVGREEVVNEAIASTSQYRSQTQLRQEAEWCYERLCGNVPQSGHRGREGQRCDGYARENVARHLLTADRAAARGGTVPSVSSRTAQLQNVEFLIGSPCHVNRLVLLFFSTLFGVLPLMSTFAFTTLLCGVVLLYISDYLGYHRTTVFVLLGTAIVFSATLFFSNIHAAATSFGPMLMIADLGGILMVVVAAAIQHFRWVQETFPNVLCSLERLVFAVGPVLCLPPLLTTITGLAGSRYAPFFFFAALCTLHRFFYCPLKSSFLVLVSPKSAAGAATASVQQHHQQSDAAGDAGVHARRRVVDNGNGEAKGAHVGVGSVGANDDAALVDTSSPTHGVPLQLNEQVEAVLFSCLVVLLPIAVYNAFQSNWDDHVFANILNSLGLVCGSIAYFCISPMHSLWFLASPGENTYSLFQQLEYDPVKLLDLVTTFRIPVLASASTLAVHWGAYRLLSSRYSYLFSGVAYPFNAILLLIAFYITVYVGIEIKRLLDIDSSGGDVMKDKHLIRRMPVLLGSCVVSVILCILTSMPGVLYFPSVLSVIAFNLFLMDRTSGGPMFTFTVFTSLMLLWWMYRTYSFIVMDLRVFGETTVVPTPVLGVSVLWCYVLGCMGFTLSFSPSKMPVTIVLFLLALQVTFVEHVLYSQKEEGVYPGVLVALTSVVGVAVMCRMYANGVLTVYSAALISSCYVAKFFTFLVEVTSAGYAAELAVRDGLETVRAGLLTVELTCGWWVVLFAGYLVATFEIEHRRRIKMEAAKRMLYTYAALALLLSLLTIRNVQRAAYEFVTHSYVAESELLHIAAGTCCATYALLTMPVWWRLKSRYPVVFPLYAVSRGTALLAVVLLAVQPTRVIEDEVSNLDYDFEYADRGRCATAVGLIMLLGTRVFSLPCFPFAGRFLYWLVAAASLALGITGLVQAAPSFNFYIMMLGLVFLALIMVDVAHYREVGGFVLIGVYGLSILMIPLSFLQLNQFVSEQQEKLHYSSDRLTTLWDMHEQGSMRLLAVIIVVHLGLSVMINCRLSGRPLLPKCQVISREASLSLGVIANFSTELSVMLLCAINFYGNDSDPALYVLFSLLLLLFVDDELIFFELKEHNFRYFAPVACALTLLWLCTMWNAWLTAAPHGLLSQLRRETWAVVQASFTLPAQISLLSLLWKGRKMGSSPGFVVIGSVLLNLACLLLVSDKAVQWMAIVGIFGQCVRIFEAQLQPTTSTRRRHSSAY; encoded by the coding sequence ATGTCTCATTCATCAGGGCCCACCGTTCCGACCCCGTCACCTGACGGCGCTGTAGCGGAGCTCCAGCCTCACAGCCAAGGTAGCCCACCGGTTTTCATCCATCCACCCAGGCCCCATGCTGCGCCTTCGGCATACCCGTCTTATCCGCCGGCACTGTATCCGCGGCAGCTCCAACCGCAGCCCAGCTACTCGCCGTCGCTCCCTATGGACACGCACGACCCGAACAGGAGTAGTGTCGGTAGTCACACTGCCCCAGCGGCATCGTCTCTGATGCTGTCCGGTTCATacggtgccgcagccgtgACTTGCCCGTCACCAGCCTATCCTGCACCCCCCGGCTCTTCTGGGTACGGCAGGTATTCACAGCAGCCGCCCgtagcaccgccgccaccgacgcacgagcagcagaaCCCCATGGTGTACATCCCGCGCGAGGTGGGACGTGAGGAGGTCGTGAATGAGGCCATCGCCTCGACATCGCAGTACCGGTCGCAGACGCAACTGAGGCAGGAGGCGGAGTGGTGTTACGAGCGGCTGTGCGGGAACGTCCCACAGTCGGGGCACCGCGGCCGCGAGGGGCAAAGGTGCGACGGCTACGCGCGAGAGAATGTTGCTCGGCATCTGTTGACTGCAGaccgtgccgccgcgcggGGCGGCACAGTGCCGTCCGTCTCTTCTCGCACCGCCCAGCTGCAGAACGTGGAGTTCTTGATCGGCTCGCCCTGCCATGTTAACAGGCTCGtactcctcttcttctccacgCTGTTCGGCGTCCTTCCTCTTATGTCCACCTTTGCCTTCACGACGCTTctgtgtggtgtggtgctgctgtacaTTTCTGACTACCTCGGATACCATCGCACCACCGTCTTCGTCCTGCTCGGCACCGCCATTGTGTTTTCGGCgacgcttttcttttcgaaCATCCACGCAGCGGCCACGTCGTTTGGGCCAATGCTGATGATTGCAGACTTGGGTGGGATTCTCAtggtggtggtagcggcTGCGATTCAGCACTTTCGCTGGGTGCAGGAGACGTTTCCGAATGTCCTGTGCTCGCTGGAGCGACTTGTGTTCGCAGTGGGCCCTGTGCTCTGcttgccgcctctgctgacgACGATCACTGGACTCGCTGGCTCTCGCTACGCAccgttcttcttctttgctgctctgtgcacgctgcaccgcttctTCTATTGCCCCCTCAAGAGCAGCTTCCTTGTGCTGGTCTCGCCAAAGAGTGCTGCGGGTGCCGCCACAgcgtcggtgcagcagcatcaccagcAATCAGATGCCGCCGGGGATGCCGGTGTCCACGCGAGACGGAGGGTCGTCGATAACGGGAACGGTGAGGCAAAAGGCGCGCACGTGGGTGTCGGCAGTGTCGGCGCCAACGATGATGCGGCCCTTGTCGACACCTCCTCGCCTACCCacggtgtgccgctgcaaTTGAACGAGCAAGTGGAGGCGGTTCTCTTCAGCTGCCTGGTCGTGCTACTCCCTATCGCTGTGTACAACGCCTTCCAGAGCAACTGGGACGACCATGTGTTTGCGAACATTCTCAACTCCCTCGGCCTCGTCTGCGGCAGCATCGCGTACTTCTGCATTTCGCCGATGCACAGCCTCTGGTTCCTGGCGTCGCCAGGGGAGAATACCTACTCACTGTTTCAGCAGCTGGAATACGACCCGGTCAAGCTTCTCGACCTCGTCACGACCTTCCGCATTCCCGTGCTGGCCTCCGCCTCTACTCTCGCGGTGCATTGGGGCGCCTACCGCCTCCTTAGCTCGCGCTACTCGTACCTGTTCTCCGGCGTTGCCTACCCTTTCAATGCCATCTTGCTGTTGATCGCCTTCTACATTACCGTGTACGTCGGCATTGAAATCAAGCGACTCCTCGACAttgacagcagcggcggcgacgtgaTGAAGGACAAGCACCTGATACGACGCatgccggtgctgcttgGCAGTTGCGTGGTGTCCGTCATTCTGTGCATCCTGACAAGTATGCCGGGTGTGCTCTACTTTCCAAGTGTGCTCTCCGTCATCGCATTTAATCTGTTCCTCATGGACCGCACGAGCGGTGGCCCAATGTTCACCTTCACTGTCTTCACGAGCctgatgctgctgtggtggatGTACCGCACGTACTCCTTCATTGTGATGGATCTGCGCGTTTTTGGTGAGACGACGGTAGTACCAACGCCGGTGCTGGGGGTGAGCGTGCTGTGGTGCTACGTGCTCGGCTGCATGGGTTTCACTCTTTCATTCTCGCCTAGCAAGATGCCGGTGACGATCGTCCTCTTcctgctcgcgctgcaggtTACCTTCGTCGAGCACGTCCTCTACTCgcaaaaggaggagggggtctACCCTGGGGTGCTTGTCGCGCTCACGAGTGTGGTGGGCGTTGCCGTGATGTGCCGCATGTATGCAAACGGCGTTCTGACAGTGTACTCGGCGGCGCTCATCTCGTCCTGCTACGTAGCCAAGTTCTTTACGTTTCTGGTCGAAGTGACGAGCGCTGGCTATGCCGCGGAGCTCGCTGTGCGTGATGGGTTGGAGACGGTCCGCGCGGGCCTCCTTACGGTCGAGTTGacgtgtgggtggtgggtTGTCCTCTTCGCTGGATACCTCGTCGCCACATTCGAGATcgagcaccgccgtcgcatcAAGATGGAAGCGGCGAAGAGGATGCTCTACACATACGCCGccctggcgctgctgctgtccctGCTGACGATCCGCAACGTGCAACGCGCGGCGTACGAGTTTGTCACCCATAGCTACGTGGCGGAGTCGGAGCTGCTTCACATTGCCGCCGGCACGTGCTGTGCGACCTACGCACTTCTGACGATGCCCGTGTGGTGGCGACTGAAGAGCCGCTACCCGGTTGTGTTCCCGCTTTACGCCGTTTCCcgcggcacggcgctgctggctgtGGTTCTGCTAGCTGTGCAGCCCACCCGTGTGATTGAGGATGAGGTGTCCAACTTAGACTACGATTTCGAGTACGCCGACAGAGGTCGTTGCGCGACGGCTGTCGGTCTCATAATGCTGCTTGGTACCCGGGTCTTCAGTCTGCCGTGCTTCCCGTTTGCCGGTCGCTTTCTGTACTGGCTTGTGGCAGCCGCGTCATTGGCACTCGGCATCACCGGGCTCGTGCAGGCCGCGCCGTCCTTCAACTTCTACATCATGATGCTGGGCTTGGTTTTTTTGGCTCTCATCATGGTCGATGTGGCACACTATCGCGAGGTAGGCGGCTTCGTGCTCATTGGAGTGTACGGTCTCTCCATCCTTATGAtcccgctctctttcctgcagCTCAACCAGTTCGTcagtgagcagcaggagaagctgcacTACTCGTCCGATCGCCTGACGACGCTGTGGGATATGCACGAGCAGGGCAGCATGCGCCTTCTGGCAGTCATCATCGTTGTGCACCTCGGCTTGTCAGTGATGATCAACTGTCGCCTGAGCGGGCGGCCGCTCCTCCCCAAGTGCCAGGTGATTAGCCGCGAGGCCAGCCTGTCCCTTGGCGTCATTGCCAACTTCTCGACAGAACTGTCcgtgatgctgctgtgcgccatCAATTTCTACGGCAACGACAGTGACCCAGCCCTGTACGTCTtattctctctccttctgctgctctttgTGGATGACGAGCTCATCTTTTTTGAACTCAAGGAGCACAACTTCCGCTACTTCGCACCCGTAGCATGCGCCTTGACACTGTTGTGGCTGTGCACCATGTGGAATGCGTGGCTCACGGCGGCACCGCATGGTCTTCTCTCGCAATTGAGGAGGGAGACGTGGGCAGTAGTGCAGGCTTCTTTCACCTTGCCGGCGCAGATCTCGCTCCTGTCGCTGTTGTGGAAGGGGCGCAAGATGGGCAGCTCTCCCGGCTTCGTTGTCATTGGCTCGGTACTGCTGAACCTGGCGTGCCTGCTACTGGTGTCTGACAAGGCAGTGCAGTGGATGGCGATTGTGGGCATCTTCGGTCAGTGCGTACGTATCTTCGAAGCACAACTCCagcccaccacctccacgcgtcgtcgtcacagcagcgcctACTAA
- a CDS encoding DNA polymerase III epsilon subunit-like exonuclease, putative (TriTrypDB/GeneDB-style sysID: LpmP.32.2930): MLPLLADTIGLLAPPQAGEKTPAPSHILHPLTPAVASASAASGCCCSAPLSCVVVDLETTGFSPTADEILEVGCVELRWTPSSRTTLTGPKDADPCAPPLEKQGSCGVLEGLWTRGGRVFHRYVRPSHPRCITAAATAVHGITWEKVQHCAPWPVVASELVAYMTLIRADALFTKSVQVEAAQHGGHSAVHLPPLVAHNALFDARFLAHHLQRCGYQIFWHPQYPLTCTRQWAQVAYPHLANNLDTLCAFLSIDGAADRATNGHGALTDATLTALLFLRMCCRWTERFGGGG; encoded by the coding sequence ATGCTTCCTCTCCTTGCCGACACCATTGGGCTTCTGGCCCCACCGCAAGCGGGTGAAAAAACGCCAGCGCCATCACATATTTTGCATCCCTTAACTCCAGCCGTGGCCTCAGCATCTGCGGctagcggctgctgctgctccgcaccGCTCAGCTGCGTCGTCGTGGATCTTGAAACTACTGGCTTTTCACCCACCGCAGATGAGATCCTCGAAGTGGGCTGCGTGGAGCTTCGATGGACGCCGTCTTCACGAACGACTTTGACAGGCCCGAAGGACGCCGATCCTTGCGCACCACCGTTGGAGAAGCAGGGCAGCTGCGGTGTCCTCGAGGGACTGTGGACACGCGGGGGACGGGTGTTTCACCGTTATGTGCGGccctcccacccccgctGCATCACTGCAGCCGCCACAGCCGTTCACGGAATCACGtgggagaaggtgcagcactgcgcccCGTGGCCAGTGGTGGCAAGCGAGTTGGTGGCCTACATGACCCTTATCAGAGCCGATGCTCTCTTCACCAAGTCCGTGCAGGTggaggctgcgcagcacggcGGACACAGCGCCGTTCATCTCCCCCCGCTGGTGGCCCACAACGCGTTATTTGACGCACGTTTCCTTGCGCATCatctgcagcggtgcggtTACCAAATATTTTGGCACCCTCAATACCCTCTGACGTGCACCCGGCAGTGGGCGCAGGTGGCCTATCCGCACCTGGCTAACAATTTAGATACCCTGTGTGCCTTTCTGAGCATTGATGGAGCAGCAGATCGAGCCACCAACGGTCACGGTGCCCTCACAGACGCGACCTTGACGGCACTACTGTTTCTTCGAATGTGCTGTCGCTGGACGGAACGGtttggtggtggcgggtgA
- a CDS encoding hypothetical protein (TriTrypDB/GeneDB-style sysID: LpmP.32.2920) gives MHHKRRLTVQPVDAARFCGDNNIAVVSFLNGINHLVVCNPAAADQDEQLPLPSRVVVHAYAGAQLADAALRTQEECVEEAAVNPGAVVACRVTPLRTSRTSPTTNHLVQAEGPTKIVFFCGCQRLAEVSIDDGAASKCSLPLKLHWCPMQCFRVESKDSVKGVVVLDMAAFLKDQHTLCTCTPQLGKLQTLCFEENAICCLGPGRPGHAEVTVILSNGVAVVCGVQPAAPTLVMSTAEPYAEAVAEPSASGAPRQTFLAANDRSSFHVLRTLQLPSRVSPSATPLRVAWSGATTLWAVYSDGCVVALQCGEKREIGSGAESNEELQQPSSVSAGAGGESQAWNSMVVTQVLEAQLMATWPQNSDSNKLVMEEVQIHADPRAPVLHFAFTTKDAVGSGRQHLRYGTVRLQGVSPVAQLQWRQHQVCYSEQLYGVRFERGQFHILSQSARGTGPLYVVTLLTDRPVASSAAVSAAFSAPSLAMTVMQCAESELSSHCCSCAALLKELQAAAQQLTCEQDAELLLHRLMQTQHALYALLIRQQQCTGVTDLAASESLPHRLLLRAAQLFREHSAYTLFLHLGIMNTVLKPLKDVLQLSEATAMMEVAQSEWKSLMRDTFRRESVYQNTVSELAMWQAATPLCVEVLLDKLGLCASDASLTMASVLARMDTVTPDMALFILYYSYVGLEHRAVANDAQAVPSSAEQQQQQQQQRQWRESFLLLFGMPVELNTWAFTCYAVDHGVDPTEAAETEQRSSFVYALGPAVEHLGAPPFVRLLAPVVSGLAHVAALDVLLRLIPTCIAVYTGAGEDVPVAVAMRLLCVAVRAGSSRMIEALYEVMRGSPELMHLAAQPLAYAALHAGSVSAMRGWVEVGSPVAETIEHTLQSAEGVRQREAVLISFYILLQRYEDALQVCSSATPADATQAQRLQVVLSYLRSLLSVSSKAWGEQNPTVVADVDPQLPVDQASALPLWRPETLAAPLLQVSFCDLAEQLARAASSAGEHGSHSGAAVVGLRGAASASGSTTAPSSGALGDASAVYRYSYGAMGNGLQTHARPPLFRPSTLLSSVERGSRAGSSAASSSSSPGAAFSAAATAGQC, from the coding sequence ATGCATCATAAGCGCCGACTCACCGTGCAACCGGTCGACGCGGCTCGCTTCTGCGGCGACAACAACATCGCGGTGGTATCGTTCTTGAACGGCATAAACCACCTCGTCGTCTGTAAccctgcggcggcggatCAGGACGAGCAACTACCCCTGCCGTCgcgtgtggtggtgcacgCGTACGCGGGCGCGCAGCTGGCTGACGCAGCCTTGAGGACTCAGGAGGAGTGTGTCGAGGAAGCAGCCGTCAACCCTGGTGCCGTTGTAGCTTGTCgcgtgacgccgctgcgaaCCTCGAGGACAAGCCCAACGACTAATCACCTTGTGCAGGCAGAGGGACCGACGAAAATTGTCTTCTTCTGCGGCTGCCAGCGGCTGGCTGAGGTGAGCATCGATGACGGGGCCGCGAGTAAGTGTTCGCTTCCCTTGAAGCTGCACTGGTGCCCCATGCAGTGCTTCCGTGTTGAATCTAAAGACTCTGTTAagggtgtggtggtgctggacaTGGCTGCCTTCCTGAAAGATCAGCACACTCTCTGTACCTGTACTCCGCAGCTTGGCAAGCTACAGACGCTCTGCTTCGAAGAAAATGCAATCTGCTGCTTGGGCCCTGGTCGTCCTGGTCACGCTGAGGTGACCGTCATACTCAGCAACGGTGTAGCGGTGGTGTGCGGTGTGCAGCCAGCGGCACCGACGCTTGTGATGTCTACTGCTGAACCGTATgctgaggcggtggcggagccGTCTGCTTCAGGGGCGCCCCGACAGACCTTCCTTGCGGCGAATGACCGCAGTAGCTTTCACGTACTGCGTACTCTTCAGCTCCCCTCTCGTGTATCGCCGTCTGCAACTCCGCTGCGTGTGGCATGGAGCGGCGCGACAACACTGTGGGCGGTGTACTCGGACGGCTGCGTCGTGGCACTGCAGTGCggtgagaagagagagatcggcagcggcgccgagagcaatgaggagctgcagcagccatcGTCGGTATCTGCGGGCGCCGGCGGAGAAAGCCAGGCCTGGAACTCTATGGTCGTGACAcaggtgctggaggcgcagctgatGGCCACCTGGCCCCAaaacagcgacagcaacaaGCTTGtcatggaggaggtgcagatCCACGCCGACCCTCGTGCACCGGTCCTTCACTTCGCCTTTACGACAAAGGACGCTGTTGGCTCAGgacggcagcacctgcgtTACGGTACGGTGCGCCTGCAGGGGGTGTCGCCCgtcgcacagctgcagtggcggcaacATCAAGTTTGCTACAGCGAGCAGCTCTACGGTGTACGCTTTGAGCGAGGTCAGTTTCACATTCTCTCGCAAAGCGCACGTGGCACCGGGCCCCTGTACGTCGTGACCCTTCTCACAGACAGACCTGTTGCGTCCTCTGCCGCTGTTAGTGCTGCATTCAGCGCGCCGTCTTTGGCGATGACCGTCATGCAGTGTGCCGAGAGCGAGCTGAGCAGTCACTGTTGTAGCTGTGCAGCTCTACTGAAGGAGCTTCAGGCCGCCGCTCAGCAGCTGACATGCGAGCAAGATGCTGAATTGTTACTGCATCGACTCATGCAGACTCAGCACGCCCTCTACGCTCTCCTGatccggcagcagcagtgtacAGGTGTTACAGACTTGGCAGCTAGTGAGAGCTTGCCGcaccgactgctgctgcgtgccgcTCAGCTGTTTCGAGAGCACTCAGCGTACACCTTGTTTCTGCACCTTGGCATCATGAACACCGTATTGAAGCCGTTGAaagacgtgctgcagctcagcgaggcgacagcgatgaTGGAGGTGGCCCAGTCTGAGTGGAAGTCACTGATGCGCGACACCTTTCGCCGCGAAAGTGTCTATCAAAACACCGTTTCGGAGCTGGCGATGTGGCAAGCGGCAACACCGCTCTGTGTTGAGGTGCTGCTTGACAAGCTGGGCCTGTGCGCTTCGGATGCGTCGCTCACCATGGCGTCGGTGCTTGCCAGGATGGACACTGTCACGCCCGACATGGCGCTCTTCATCCTCTACTACAGCTACGTGGGCTTGGAGCATCGGGCTGTGGCGAATGACGCACAGGCGGTGCCATCGTCGgccgaacagcagcagcagcagcagcagcagcgacagtggcgcGAGTCGtttttgctgctgttcgGCATGCCCGTCGAGCTGAACACGTGGGCCTTCACGTGCTACGCGGTCGATCACGGGGTCGACCCTACGGAGGCGGCCGAGACCGAGCAGAGGAGCTCGTTTGTCTACGCATTGGGGCCCGCGGTGGAGCACCTCGGCGCACCTCCGTTTGTAAGGCTGCTGGCGCCCGTCGTGAGCGGCCTCGCCCATGTTGCTGCGCTTGACGTCTTGCTTCGGCTGATCCCGACCTGCATCGCAGTGTACACCGGTGCTGGCGAGGATGTTCCGGTCGCAGTGGCGATGCGGCTCCTCTGCGTGGCGGTGCGCGCTGGTTCGTCACGCATGATCGAGGCCCTGTACGAAGTGATGCGTGGGTCCCCGGAGCTGATGCACCTGGCAGCTCAGCCGTTGGCCTACGCGGCACTGCACGCGGGCAGTGTGTCTGCgatgcgtgggtgggtggaggtTGGGAGCCCGGTGGCGGAGACGATCGAGCACACTTTGCAGTCTGCTGAAGGGGTTCGCCAGCGCGAGGCCGTACTAATCTCCTTTTACATTCTTCTGCAGCGGTACGAGGATGCACTGCAGGtgtgcagctccgccactcCCGCAGACGCGacgcaggcgcagcggcttCAAGTTGTACTATCGTATCTGCGGAGCCTACTCTCGGTCTCGTCGAAGGCGTGGGGAGAGCAGAATCCGACAGTGGTAGCCGACGTCGACCCTCAGCTGCCTGTGGATCAGGCCTCTGCGTTGCCGCTCTGGCGACCAGAAACGCTGGCAGCCCCGCTGTTGCAGGTGAGCTTCTGCGACTTAGCAGAGCAACTGGCGAGGGCTGCTTCATCCGCGGGAGAACacggcagccacagcggtgcagcggtggttGGACTTCGCggagccgccagcgccagcggctcAACAACTGCACCTTCCTCTGGTGCTCTCGGCGACGCCAGTGCTGTGTACCGCTACTCGTATGGTGCTATGGGGAATGGCTTACAGACTCACGCACGACCTCCGCTGTTTCGCCCCTCGACACTGCTCTCGTCTGTCGAGAGAGGATCGAGGGctggcagcagtgcagcctcgtcctcgtcatcgccgGGCGCGGCCttcagtgctgctgctactgcagGCCAGTGCTAG